CACATTACCCATATTACCTTACGACGAAGCAGCGGCTTGCTGGCAAGCGACAGAAATTGTGCGGCTCAAAAATATCGGCATTACGCCCAGTTTTGTGGATATGCAGATTGCAGCGGTGGCAGTGGTCAATGGCTTAGTGCTAGTGACGCGCAATGTACAGGATTTTCAGCATTTCGAGGGATTACGGCTCAAAAACTGGTTTGAATGACTCACAGCCACCAATGACAAAAGAAAAGCAGGCGTTCTCCTTTGTCATAAAACTTTAATAAATAAGGGATTGCGTTGAATCCAAACATTCCGACAC
The sequence above is drawn from the Thiothrix subterranea genome and encodes:
- a CDS encoding type II toxin-antitoxin system VapC family toxin, with protein sequence MLRYLLDTNILSEACKPTPNTNVIAKLAEDRDIMALAAQTLYELQRGVNLLPESRRRTHISNYVEGIRATLPILPYDEAAACWQATEIVRLKNIGITPSFVDMQIAAVAVVNGLVLVTRNVQDFQHFEGLRLKNWFE